One window of Oncorhynchus kisutch isolate 150728-3 linkage group LG25, Okis_V2, whole genome shotgun sequence genomic DNA carries:
- the skap1 gene encoding src kinase-associated phosphoprotein 1 isoform X2 gives MTLGGFWRTVSSLYQISYRTRTSVNMPEKHGTSYLITSGWSTPAESRQEDSSDDNQSSSLGRSAPSDDLSVASDYQDEGSPEYFEEIQMVAAQDLSNILKQGYLEKKRRDHSFFSLEWQKRWCVLNNTIFYYFGSDKDKQQKGSFYINGYSAELVANLRKDSKKNACFELSAPDRRSFQFTASSPREAREWVDQINFVLKDLSSSFIPFDDDEEEEEEEEEETYDDIEGVTGAAAPILPQQAKASLSSQEEWRPKQEEAEEDDIYEVLPDDDFPEPIEEISEKSTKPVWSMDYANYYQGLWDCEADEPDELAFQRGDLIYIVSKEYNIHGWWVGELNGTIGIVPKDFLHPAYIL, from the exons ATGACATTAGGAGGCTTTTGGAGG ACTGTGAGCTCTTTGTATCAGATATCCTACAGGACGAGAACCTCAGTAAACATGCCAGAGAAACACGGGACGTCCTACTTAATAACTTCAGGGTGGTCCACTCCAG CTGAGTCCAGACAGGAGGACAGTTCAGATGACAACCAGAGCTCAAGTCTGGGCCGTTCGGCCCCCTCAGACGACCTGTCTGTGGCCTCTGACTACCAGGACGAGGGCTCTCCTGAGT ACTTTGAGGAGATCCAAATGGTGGCAGCCCAGGATCTCAGTAACATCTTGAAACAAGGCTACCTGGAAAAGAAACGACGGG ATCACAGCTTCTTCAGCTTAGAATGGCAAAAGCGATGGTGTGTCCTCAATAACACAATATTCTACTACTTTGGGAGCGACAAGG acaagcaGCAGAAGGGCTCCTTCTATATCAATGGCTACAGCGCAGAGCTGGTGGCCAACCTACGTAAAGACTCCAAGAAGAATGCCTGCTTTGAGCTGAGTGCCCCTGACCGACGCTCCTTCCAG TTCACTGCTAGCAGTCCGCGAGAGGCCAGGGAATGGGTGGATCAGATAAACTTTGTCCTGAAAG ATTTGAGTTCCAGCTTCATCCCCTTTGATGacgatgaggaagaggaagaggaagaggaggaggagacctaTGATGACATTGAGGGGGTGACCGGGGCGGCCGCCCCCATCCTGCCCCAGCAGGCCAAAGCCTCTCTCAGTAGCCAGGAGGAATGGAGGCCCAAGCAAGAGGAAGCAGAGGAGGATGATATCTACGAGGTGCTCCCAG ACGATGACTTTCCAGAACCAATTGAGGAGATCAGTGAGAAGAGCACAAAACCAG TCTGGTCCATGGACTATGCCAACTACTACCAGGGCTTGTGGGACTGTGAGGCAGACGAGCCTGATGAGCTGGCCTTCCAGAGAGGTGACCTCATCTATATCGTCAGTAAG
- the skap1 gene encoding src kinase-associated phosphoprotein 1 isoform X1 — MGTVSDDIRRLLEDCELFVSDILQDENLSKHARETRDVLLNNFRVVHSRNPQEFPFRSESRQEDSSDDNQSSSLGRSAPSDDLSVASDYQDEGSPEYFEEIQMVAAQDLSNILKQGYLEKKRRDHSFFSLEWQKRWCVLNNTIFYYFGSDKDKQQKGSFYINGYSAELVANLRKDSKKNACFELSAPDRRSFQFTASSPREAREWVDQINFVLKDLSSSFIPFDDDEEEEEEEEEETYDDIEGVTGAAAPILPQQAKASLSSQEEWRPKQEEAEEDDIYEVLPDDDFPEPIEEISEKSTKPVWSMDYANYYQGLWDCEADEPDELAFQRGDLIYIVSKEYNIHGWWVGELNGTIGIVPKDFLHPAYIL, encoded by the exons ATGGGGACAGTCTCTGATGACATTAGGAGGCTTTTGGAGG ACTGTGAGCTCTTTGTATCAGATATCCTACAGGACGAGAACCTCAGTAAACATGCCAGAGAAACACGGGACGTCCTACTTAATAACTTCAGGGTGGTCCACTCCAG AAATCCTCAGGAGTTTCCTTTCAGAT CTGAGTCCAGACAGGAGGACAGTTCAGATGACAACCAGAGCTCAAGTCTGGGCCGTTCGGCCCCCTCAGACGACCTGTCTGTGGCCTCTGACTACCAGGACGAGGGCTCTCCTGAGT ACTTTGAGGAGATCCAAATGGTGGCAGCCCAGGATCTCAGTAACATCTTGAAACAAGGCTACCTGGAAAAGAAACGACGGG ATCACAGCTTCTTCAGCTTAGAATGGCAAAAGCGATGGTGTGTCCTCAATAACACAATATTCTACTACTTTGGGAGCGACAAGG acaagcaGCAGAAGGGCTCCTTCTATATCAATGGCTACAGCGCAGAGCTGGTGGCCAACCTACGTAAAGACTCCAAGAAGAATGCCTGCTTTGAGCTGAGTGCCCCTGACCGACGCTCCTTCCAG TTCACTGCTAGCAGTCCGCGAGAGGCCAGGGAATGGGTGGATCAGATAAACTTTGTCCTGAAAG ATTTGAGTTCCAGCTTCATCCCCTTTGATGacgatgaggaagaggaagaggaagaggaggaggagacctaTGATGACATTGAGGGGGTGACCGGGGCGGCCGCCCCCATCCTGCCCCAGCAGGCCAAAGCCTCTCTCAGTAGCCAGGAGGAATGGAGGCCCAAGCAAGAGGAAGCAGAGGAGGATGATATCTACGAGGTGCTCCCAG ACGATGACTTTCCAGAACCAATTGAGGAGATCAGTGAGAAGAGCACAAAACCAG TCTGGTCCATGGACTATGCCAACTACTACCAGGGCTTGTGGGACTGTGAGGCAGACGAGCCTGATGAGCTGGCCTTCCAGAGAGGTGACCTCATCTATATCGTCAGTAAG